A genomic window from bacterium includes:
- a CDS encoding SDR family oxidoreductase, whose product MGQLDGKVALITGAGQGVGQGIAFALAAEGAAIAVSGRTASKLDDTCKQITERGGRAQAFTCDVKDEASLAAMVDEVVAQLGTIDILVNNAQEVPLGPLDAVSDEVFTAGWESGPLATFRLMKLCRPHLAGGGSIVNLGTAAAKRWDMANYGCYAAVKEAVRSLTRAAACEWAVDGIRTNVILPLAASPGLAGWIENAPEEAEAYFQTIPMRRVGELEEDIGRFVATLCSDACAYVNGQSIALDGGQALIG is encoded by the coding sequence ATGGGACAGTTGGACGGAAAGGTCGCGCTGATCACGGGCGCGGGACAGGGCGTCGGCCAGGGCATCGCCTTCGCCCTCGCGGCGGAAGGCGCCGCGATCGCCGTCAGCGGGCGCACGGCCTCGAAGCTCGACGACACCTGCAAGCAGATCACCGAGCGCGGCGGTCGCGCGCAGGCCTTCACCTGCGACGTGAAGGACGAAGCCTCCCTCGCCGCGATGGTCGACGAGGTCGTCGCGCAGCTCGGCACGATCGACATCCTGGTGAACAACGCCCAGGAGGTGCCGCTCGGCCCGCTCGACGCGGTCTCCGACGAAGTCTTCACCGCCGGCTGGGAGAGCGGCCCGCTCGCGACGTTCCGCCTGATGAAGCTCTGTCGCCCGCACCTCGCGGGCGGCGGCTCGATCGTGAACCTCGGGACCGCAGCCGCGAAGCGGTGGGACATGGCCAACTACGGCTGCTACGCCGCGGTCAAGGAAGCGGTCCGAAGCCTGACCCGCGCGGCGGCCTGTGAGTGGGCGGTCGACGGGATCCGTACGAACGTGATCCTGCCCCTCGCGGCGAGCCCGGGTCTCGCCGGCTGGATCGAGAACGCTCCGGAAGAGGCCGAGGCCTACTTCCAGACGATTCCGATGCGACGCGTCGGCGAGCTCGAAGAGGACATCGGCCGCTTCGTGGCCACCCTCTGCAGCGACGCCTGCGCCTACGTGAACGGCCAGTCCATCGCCCTCGACGGCGGCCAGGCCCTGATCGGCTAG
- a CDS encoding DUF427 domain-containing protein: MARSEAYDRHPEHVLRFEDSPAAVRVRVGETLVAETRRGLTLLEGAYPPVVYVPREDVRMAVLERVTHSTHCPFKGDASYFDFGSPDDDARVEQVAWSYEDPFDQMEAIRDHLAFYVDRAIVEPLGD; the protein is encoded by the coding sequence ATGGCCCGATCCGAAGCCTACGACCGCCACCCCGAGCACGTGCTCCGCTTCGAGGACAGCCCCGCAGCGGTCCGCGTCCGAGTGGGCGAGACCCTCGTCGCAGAGACCCGCCGCGGCCTCACCCTGCTCGAAGGCGCGTATCCGCCGGTCGTGTACGTGCCGCGCGAGGACGTGCGGATGGCGGTCCTGGAACGCGTCACGCACTCGACCCATTGTCCGTTCAAGGGCGATGCGAGCTACTTCGATTTCGGGTCCCCGGACGACGACGCGCGCGTCGAGCAGGTCGCGTGGAGCTACGAGGACCCCTTCGACCAGATGGAGGCGATTCGCGACCATCTCGCATTCTACGTGGATCGTGCCATCGTCGAGCCCCTCGGCGACTGA
- a CDS encoding enoyl-CoA hydratase/isomerase family protein, with protein sequence MSDPASPIRIETEGGVASVILDHPPMNLLGAELMGALFTTVERLEQDAESRVVVLSSADPDFFIAHGDVETIAQVPPEPTPPVDALPFTHQILERWRKLPQVTIARIEGFARGGGSEVTLACDMRFAAIDRAVFAQPEVPLGILPGAGGTARLTRLVGRARAAEIILGGDDFSAVEAEGYGWINRALPADALGPFVDRLARRIASFPAHTIQETKRTIQAIADADIERDLLTEQRAFDGLMSDPRSERVPRMQRFLDRGVQTREGERTLAAACETLGED encoded by the coding sequence ATGAGCGACCCCGCCTCCCCGATCCGCATCGAAACCGAGGGCGGCGTCGCGAGCGTGATCCTGGACCACCCGCCGATGAATCTGCTCGGCGCCGAGCTGATGGGCGCGCTCTTCACGACCGTGGAGCGCCTCGAGCAGGACGCAGAAAGCCGCGTCGTCGTCCTGTCGAGCGCGGACCCGGACTTCTTCATCGCTCACGGCGACGTCGAGACGATCGCGCAGGTTCCCCCCGAGCCCACGCCGCCCGTCGACGCGCTCCCCTTCACGCACCAGATCCTCGAGCGCTGGCGGAAGCTTCCCCAGGTCACGATCGCCCGGATCGAGGGCTTCGCTCGCGGCGGCGGCAGCGAAGTCACCCTCGCCTGCGACATGCGGTTCGCGGCGATCGACCGCGCGGTCTTCGCGCAACCGGAAGTTCCCCTCGGCATCCTCCCGGGCGCCGGCGGAACGGCCCGGCTCACGCGCCTGGTCGGTCGTGCGCGCGCGGCCGAGATCATTCTCGGCGGCGACGACTTCTCCGCCGTCGAAGCCGAAGGCTACGGATGGATCAACCGAGCCCTCCCGGCCGACGCGCTCGGTCCCTTCGTCGACCGCCTCGCGCGACGGATCGCGAGCTTCCCTGCCCACACGATCCAGGAGACGAAGCGAACGATCCAGGCGATCGCCGACGCCGACATCGAGCGCGACCTGCTGACGGAGCAGCGCGCGTTCGACGGCCTGATGAGCGATCCGCGCTCCGAGCGCGTTCCGCGGATGCAACGCTTCCTCGACCGCGGCGTCCAGACGCGCGAGGGCGAGCGCACCCTCGCCGCTGCCTGCGAAACGCTCGGAGAGGACTGA
- the moeB gene encoding molybdopterin-synthase adenylyltransferase MoeB, whose amino-acid sequence MSITDTPLRPDQFDRYRRHLTLPELGLEGQKKLLGSSVLLIGAGGLGCPTAQYLAAAGVGRIGLVDDDVVSASNLQRQILYSTHDIGRPKVEVAEERLTGLNPDVKIEGIQTRLDSSNALELFADYDVIIDGTDNFPTRYLTNDACVLLGKPNVHGSIFRFEGQASVFDARHGPCYRCLYPEPPPPGAVPSCAEGGVLGILPGTIALVQATETVKLLTGLGRSLFGRLLHYDALEMTWREFKMSKDPGCALCGESPSITELIDYEGFCGMPAREGTAEDELVQTSASAFAARRAAGEDPFLLDVRGADERETAVIEGAHWIPLDELEARIGELIPMKDAPLVVHCHHGGRSEKAVRLLLERGFRGAENLDGGIEAWSLTVDPSVPRY is encoded by the coding sequence ATGTCCATCACCGATACGCCGCTTCGGCCGGACCAGTTCGATCGGTATCGGCGTCATCTGACGCTGCCGGAGCTGGGACTCGAGGGGCAGAAGAAGCTGCTGGGGAGCAGCGTGCTGCTGATCGGAGCGGGCGGACTCGGCTGCCCGACGGCGCAGTACCTGGCGGCCGCCGGAGTCGGGCGGATCGGGCTCGTGGACGACGACGTCGTGAGCGCGTCGAACCTGCAGCGCCAGATCCTCTATTCGACCCACGACATCGGACGTCCGAAGGTGGAGGTCGCCGAAGAGCGTCTCACGGGCCTGAACCCGGACGTGAAGATCGAAGGGATCCAGACGCGACTCGATTCGAGCAACGCCCTCGAGCTCTTCGCCGACTACGACGTGATCATCGACGGGACCGACAACTTTCCGACGCGCTACCTGACGAACGACGCCTGCGTGCTGCTCGGCAAGCCGAACGTGCACGGCTCGATCTTCCGCTTCGAAGGACAGGCCAGCGTCTTCGATGCGCGCCACGGGCCCTGCTATCGCTGCCTCTACCCGGAGCCGCCGCCGCCCGGGGCCGTCCCGTCCTGCGCGGAGGGCGGCGTGCTCGGGATCCTGCCCGGGACGATCGCGCTCGTGCAGGCGACGGAGACGGTGAAGCTGCTGACCGGGCTCGGTCGCTCGCTCTTCGGCCGGCTGCTCCACTACGACGCGCTGGAGATGACCTGGCGCGAGTTCAAGATGTCGAAGGATCCCGGCTGCGCCCTCTGCGGCGAGTCGCCGTCGATCACCGAGCTGATCGACTACGAGGGGTTCTGCGGCATGCCCGCGCGGGAAGGGACCGCCGAGGACGAGCTCGTACAGACCTCGGCGAGCGCGTTCGCGGCGCGGCGCGCGGCCGGGGAGGACCCGTTCCTGCTCGACGTGCGGGGCGCGGACGAGCGGGAGACGGCGGTCATCGAGGGTGCCCACTGGATCCCCCTCGACGAGCTCGAAGCGCGGATCGGCGAGCTGATCCCGATGAAGGACGCGCCCCTCGTCGTCCACTGTCACCATGGCGGTCGCAGCGAGAAGGCGGTTCGGCTCCTCCTCGAACGCGGTTTCCGCGGGGCCGAGAACCTCGACGGAGGGATCGAGGCCTGGTCCCTGACCGTCGATCCGAGCGTCCCCCGCTACTGA
- the uvrA gene encoding excinuclease ABC subunit UvrA, which yields MSERERAGRGGAQREIRIRNARSHNLRGVDCTIPLGALTVVTGPSGSGKSTLAFDTLYAEGQRRYVTSLSAYARQFLERLPRPEVDSISNLPPAIAIEQRNGVTGSRATVGSATEVLDHLRLLFARVGETRCGDCKETVEAGGVLATADRVAAEHAGERIYLVAPVRSGEGRAAEVRDALVRDGHARLLSQDDEVIDLLETTPRRKPSNKEPWWLLLDRLALRGEQEERTRLVEAIAEGFARSGGEIEVRRAEPGGARKTHREGRVCDGCGRRFLEPTPGLFSFNNPLGACETCEGFGRIAEIDWDKVVPDPTKTLEDDAIAPFATKTSRHLKRRLLVACAELGVDTDVPFGELSEADREWVFEGDDEVWGGVRAFFDWLAGRRYRVQARVMLARHRRYDPCPDCDSTRLSEEARSVWIEDRTIADLGRATLEDLLAWADDLASRRVGGEGAERLLELIRTKLRTIHAVGLGYLHLDRMVRTLSGGEAQRIQLATALGGSLTASLYVLDEPSIGLHAADLERLLRVLEAIRDQGNTVVVVEHALALIEAADHLIDLGPGAGRHGGEIVAAGPVEEIRARTESKTGAALRGEAGPRARRRRDVSRGPRLVIRDATVHNLRGLDVDIPLRALVSISGVSGAGKSTLLHEVLVPGLGPHASLDPSRRVPATIRGGERIDRVVVVDQAPSTRSARSNPATVTKAFDGIRQRFAATRAAKARGFTAGTFSFNVAGGRCDECEGAGEVVIDMQFLDDLRVPCDACGGRRYRRDVLDIELDGRTILDVLEMSLEEACSVFEGDAKIAGRLEPLVRVGLGYLTLGQPLSTLSGGEHQRLRLGQALVEGAEGALYVFDEPTTGLHPADIAVLLACLDEVVEAGASVLLVEHDLDVIAASDWVIDLGPGGGPMGGRLVAEGPPEAVARVEGSLTGNLLAARFG from the coding sequence TTGTCCGAACGGGAGCGTGCGGGGCGGGGCGGCGCGCAGCGGGAGATCCGGATCCGGAACGCCCGCTCGCACAACTTGCGCGGCGTCGACTGCACGATTCCCCTCGGCGCGCTCACCGTCGTCACGGGCCCTTCCGGGTCCGGGAAGTCGACCCTCGCCTTCGACACGCTCTACGCGGAGGGCCAGCGCCGCTACGTCACGTCCCTGTCGGCCTACGCGCGCCAGTTCCTCGAGCGGCTCCCGCGCCCCGAGGTCGACTCGATCTCGAACCTCCCGCCCGCGATCGCGATCGAACAGCGCAACGGCGTGACGGGCTCCCGCGCCACGGTCGGCAGTGCGACCGAGGTGCTCGACCACCTGAGGCTGCTCTTCGCGCGGGTCGGCGAGACGCGATGCGGTGACTGCAAGGAGACGGTCGAGGCGGGTGGCGTGCTGGCCACCGCGGATCGGGTCGCCGCCGAACACGCCGGCGAACGCATCTATCTGGTCGCGCCGGTCCGGAGCGGCGAAGGGCGCGCGGCCGAGGTCCGGGACGCGCTCGTCCGCGACGGGCACGCGCGTCTGTTGTCGCAGGACGACGAGGTGATCGATCTCCTCGAGACGACGCCTCGCCGCAAGCCCTCGAACAAGGAGCCGTGGTGGCTGCTCCTCGACCGGCTCGCGCTCCGGGGCGAGCAAGAGGAGCGGACGCGGCTCGTCGAGGCGATCGCCGAGGGCTTCGCCCGGAGCGGCGGCGAGATCGAAGTCCGTCGCGCCGAGCCCGGGGGTGCACGGAAGACCCACCGCGAAGGCCGCGTCTGCGACGGGTGCGGCCGACGCTTCCTGGAGCCGACCCCGGGGCTCTTCTCGTTCAACAATCCGCTCGGGGCCTGCGAGACCTGCGAAGGCTTCGGCCGGATCGCGGAGATCGACTGGGACAAGGTCGTCCCCGATCCGACGAAGACCCTGGAAGACGATGCGATCGCGCCCTTTGCGACGAAGACCTCGCGCCACCTGAAACGAAGGCTCCTGGTGGCGTGTGCAGAGCTCGGGGTCGACACCGACGTGCCCTTCGGCGAACTCTCGGAGGCCGATCGCGAATGGGTCTTCGAGGGCGACGACGAAGTCTGGGGCGGCGTCCGCGCGTTCTTCGACTGGCTCGCGGGCCGCCGCTATCGCGTGCAGGCGCGGGTCATGCTCGCGCGCCATCGCCGCTACGACCCCTGTCCCGACTGTGATTCGACGCGGCTGTCCGAGGAGGCGCGATCGGTCTGGATCGAGGACCGCACGATCGCGGACCTCGGCCGCGCGACCCTCGAGGACCTGCTCGCATGGGCGGACGATCTCGCGTCGCGTCGCGTCGGCGGAGAGGGCGCGGAACGGCTGCTCGAGCTGATTCGAACGAAGCTGCGCACGATCCACGCAGTAGGACTCGGCTATCTCCATCTCGACCGGATGGTGCGGACCCTGTCCGGAGGCGAGGCACAGCGGATCCAGCTCGCGACGGCCCTCGGTGGCAGCCTGACCGCCTCGCTCTACGTGCTCGACGAGCCTTCGATCGGGCTGCACGCCGCCGATCTCGAGCGCCTGCTCAGGGTGCTCGAGGCGATCCGGGATCAGGGGAACACGGTCGTCGTCGTCGAGCACGCGCTCGCCTTGATCGAGGCGGCGGACCATCTGATCGATCTCGGTCCCGGCGCGGGACGACACGGCGGGGAGATCGTCGCCGCCGGCCCGGTCGAGGAGATCCGCGCTCGGACGGAGTCGAAGACCGGGGCGGCGCTTCGCGGTGAAGCCGGGCCGCGAGCGCGTCGCCGCCGAGACGTCTCCCGCGGACCGCGTCTGGTGATCCGCGACGCGACGGTCCACAACCTGCGCGGCCTCGACGTCGACATCCCGCTGCGCGCCCTGGTCTCGATCTCCGGTGTGTCCGGGGCAGGGAAGTCGACGCTGCTCCATGAAGTCCTCGTGCCGGGGCTCGGTCCGCACGCGAGCCTCGATCCGTCGCGTCGGGTGCCGGCGACGATCCGGGGGGGTGAGCGAATCGACCGCGTCGTCGTGGTCGACCAGGCGCCTTCGACCCGGAGCGCGCGCTCGAATCCGGCGACGGTCACGAAGGCCTTCGATGGGATCCGGCAGCGATTCGCGGCGACCCGTGCGGCGAAGGCGCGCGGGTTCACGGCGGGCACGTTCTCGTTCAACGTGGCCGGCGGGCGTTGCGACGAATGCGAGGGGGCGGGCGAGGTCGTGATCGACATGCAGTTCCTCGACGACCTGCGTGTCCCCTGCGACGCCTGCGGCGGTCGCCGCTACCGCCGGGACGTCCTCGACATCGAGCTCGACGGGCGCACGATCCTCGACGTGCTCGAGATGTCCCTCGAAGAGGCGTGCTCGGTCTTCGAGGGCGACGCGAAGATCGCCGGTCGACTCGAGCCCCTGGTTCGCGTGGGGCTCGGCTATCTCACCCTGGGCCAGCCGCTCTCGACGCTCTCAGGGGGCGAGCACCAGCGCCTCCGGCTCGGTCAGGCTCTGGTCGAAGGCGCGGAGGGTGCGCTCTACGTCTTCGACGAGCCGACCACGGGACTCCATCCGGCCGACATCGCCGTCCTGCTGGCCTGTCTGGACGAGGTCGTGGAGGCGGGGGCCAGCGTGCTGCTGGTGGAGCACGACCTCGACGTGATCGCGGCCTCGGACTGGGTGATCGACCTCGGTCCCGGCGGGGGCCCGATGGGCGGACGCCTGGTGGCCGAGGGGCCGCCCGAGGCGGTGGCCCGGGTCGAGGGCTCACTGACCGGCAATCTGCTCGCCGCGCGCTTCGGCTGA
- a CDS encoding EAL domain-containing protein — MSLDPGTEMDAESAEPVHYSECVEQVGSALARDGALGVILIDGAPLERIERTYGVQAHRKATDMLRSLVREVCRQDLADHDLVVGGSASPDELAIFFERPRSDDRFYRERLPELAGRLLEHIAANGQKIVYPYDRDAPYLPIGHATVFHNPGLGPERQILEAFEQARRDAALNGAIARRERHKVFQDLVLAEDIAILYEPIVNITTREVLGYEALVRGPWKSELHSPNRLFQLAEETGLVFELDCLCRRTAIRGARGLEAGRKLFLNCLPTAIHDPAFRGEVLQQTLQDLHLRPEDLVFEISERESIDNFSIFREARDYYKELGFQIALDDTGVAYGSLEAVMELAPDFIKVDMSLVRGIDTDPPRQELLRALHAVAGKLGGQIIAEGIETSEELETLQRLGIPYGQGYLFGRAAPLRRAQ; from the coding sequence GTGAGCCTCGATCCCGGGACAGAGATGGACGCGGAATCCGCCGAGCCGGTGCACTACAGCGAGTGCGTCGAGCAGGTCGGGTCGGCGCTCGCGCGCGATGGCGCGCTCGGCGTGATCCTGATCGACGGGGCGCCGCTCGAGCGGATCGAACGGACCTACGGCGTCCAGGCCCACCGCAAGGCGACGGACATGCTCCGCAGCCTGGTGCGCGAGGTCTGCCGTCAGGACCTGGCCGATCACGACCTCGTCGTCGGTGGCTCCGCGAGCCCCGACGAGCTGGCCATCTTCTTCGAGCGTCCCCGCTCCGACGATCGATTCTATCGCGAGCGCCTGCCCGAGCTGGCGGGACGACTGCTCGAGCACATCGCCGCGAACGGACAGAAGATCGTCTACCCCTACGACCGCGATGCGCCCTACCTGCCGATCGGTCACGCAACGGTCTTCCACAATCCCGGGCTCGGCCCCGAGCGGCAGATCCTCGAGGCCTTCGAGCAGGCCCGCCGGGACGCCGCGCTGAACGGGGCGATCGCCCGCCGCGAACGGCACAAGGTCTTCCAGGACCTCGTCCTCGCCGAGGACATCGCGATCCTCTACGAGCCGATCGTGAACATCACGACGCGCGAGGTGCTCGGCTACGAGGCCCTCGTGCGGGGTCCCTGGAAGAGCGAGCTCCATTCGCCGAACCGGCTCTTCCAGCTGGCGGAGGAGACGGGCCTCGTCTTCGAGCTCGACTGCCTCTGCCGCCGGACGGCGATCCGCGGCGCGCGGGGACTCGAGGCCGGTCGCAAGCTCTTCCTCAACTGTCTACCGACGGCGATCCACGATCCCGCGTTCCGGGGTGAGGTCCTTCAGCAGACCCTGCAGGATCTGCACCTGCGACCCGAGGACCTCGTCTTCGAGATCTCGGAGCGAGAATCGATCGACAATTTCTCGATCTTCCGCGAGGCCCGCGACTACTACAAAGAGCTCGGCTTCCAGATCGCCCTCGACGACACGGGCGTGGCCTACGGCAGTCTGGAGGCGGTCATGGAGCTCGCCCCCGACTTCATCAAGGTCGACATGTCGCTCGTCCGCGGGATCGATACCGACCCGCCCCGTCAGGAGCTCCTGCGCGCCCTGCACGCCGTCGCCGGCAAGCTCGGCGGACAGATCATCGCCGAAGGCATCGAGACCAGCGAAGAGCTCGAGACCCTGCAGCGCCTCGGCATCCCCTACGGCCAGGGCTATCTGTTCGGGCGCGCCGCGCCGCTCCGACGCGCGCAATGA
- a CDS encoding tetratricopeptide repeat protein has protein sequence MPDYSLGDVARILKVSPRRLRYWQKTQLVTSEGRGDLAVGDDAQEEAQEEAEEDAEEGYAFRDLVVLRAIVSLIDKGIPLQRIRRNLELLRDRRPELDDPAAALRLLDDASRQLVVRHDDGRLEDAGGQLLLEFDAEGEVGDAGAVASLADFEAEHRAPADPRDEAIEWFEQGCELDAEASRWAEAIEAYERAIELDPDYADAFCNLGAVRYNQGQRAEARRAFEACLSREADHVEANFNLANVLEEEGDDRSALAHYRRALAADPLYPDLHINLALLYEKLGREKPAFDHWRRYLQLDPEGPWSEVARGKLDRSTDHA, from the coding sequence GTGCCCGACTACTCGCTCGGTGACGTTGCTCGCATCCTGAAGGTCTCGCCCCGGCGCTTGCGCTACTGGCAGAAGACCCAGCTCGTCACGTCCGAAGGAAGAGGCGACCTCGCGGTCGGCGACGACGCCCAAGAAGAGGCCCAAGAGGAGGCCGAAGAGGACGCCGAGGAGGGCTACGCCTTCCGCGACCTCGTCGTGCTGCGGGCGATCGTCTCCTTGATCGACAAGGGCATCCCGCTCCAGCGCATCCGCCGCAATCTCGAGCTGTTGCGGGATCGACGGCCGGAGCTCGACGATCCAGCGGCGGCGCTGCGGCTCCTCGACGATGCGTCCCGGCAGCTCGTCGTACGCCACGACGACGGCCGGCTGGAGGACGCCGGCGGGCAGCTGCTCCTCGAGTTCGATGCGGAGGGGGAGGTCGGGGATGCGGGCGCCGTCGCGTCGCTCGCCGACTTCGAGGCGGAGCACCGCGCCCCCGCGGACCCGCGCGACGAAGCGATCGAGTGGTTCGAGCAGGGCTGTGAGCTGGACGCCGAGGCGTCTCGTTGGGCCGAGGCGATCGAGGCGTACGAGCGAGCGATCGAGCTCGATCCGGACTACGCGGACGCCTTCTGCAACCTCGGCGCCGTCCGGTACAACCAGGGCCAGCGGGCCGAGGCACGACGCGCCTTCGAGGCCTGTCTGTCCCGGGAGGCCGATCACGTCGAGGCGAACTTCAACCTCGCCAACGTGCTGGAAGAGGAGGGCGACGACCGGTCCGCGCTCGCCCACTATCGCCGCGCCCTGGCCGCGGATCCGCTCTACCCGGATCTCCACATCAACCTGGCGCTGCTTTACGAAAAGCTCGGTCGGGAGAAGCCCGCCTTCGATCACTGGCGGCGCTATCTCCAGCTCGATCCCGAGGGCCCCTGGTCCGAGGTCGCCCGAGGCAAGCTCGACCGGAGCACGGATCACGCCTGA
- the gcvH gene encoding glycine cleavage system protein GcvH has translation METDNVADYQIPDELQYTQEDEWVRHEGDAVLIGVTDFAQNQLGDIVFVELPEVGASTEAGAPFGTIESVKAVSDLFAPLTGEVLEINEALEEQPELVNEACYGDGWLIKLRPTDGDEFEGLLDADTYRNSVSEREQ, from the coding sequence ATGGAGACCGACAACGTGGCCGACTATCAGATTCCGGACGAACTCCAGTACACCCAGGAAGACGAGTGGGTGCGACACGAGGGCGATGCGGTCTTGATCGGCGTGACGGACTTCGCCCAGAATCAGCTCGGGGACATCGTCTTCGTCGAGCTTCCCGAGGTCGGCGCTTCCACCGAAGCCGGCGCCCCCTTCGGAACGATCGAGTCGGTGAAGGCCGTCTCCGACCTCTTCGCCCCCTTGACCGGCGAGGTCCTCGAAATCAACGAGGCCCTCGAAGAGCAGCCCGAGCTCGTGAACGAGGCCTGCTACGGAGACGGGTGGCTGATCAAGCTGCGCCCCACCGATGGCGACGAGTTCGAGGGCCTGCTGGACGCCGACACCTACCGCAACTCGGTGAGCGAGCGCGAGCAGTAG
- the gcvT gene encoding glycine cleavage system aminomethyltransferase GcvT, with product MSEEAGELRRTALHATHAALGARLVPFAGYEMPVQYSSIKEEHKAVRERAGLFDVSHMGQIQLRGKRARAAAEELVTCEVSTLAVGQARYGLLLDENGGCIDDVMLSRVDEEDYFFCVNASNVDTAHGWIREHAGASVKVENRSRSTSLLALQGPAARGILDGLCSPGTPLPKRFRIASCEIAGLPVLTSGTGYTGSRGFELYVENKDVVALWEALMQAGEPAGLLPAGLGARDTLRLEAALPLYGHELDRDTSPFEAGLDRFVKPLARGFIGAEALAARADEADPRRLVGFEMVGRGIARADYEIVIDGTVVGRVTSGAPSPTLGKSIGLGYVPRSKSQVGDRIDIRVRKKDVEAVIVQTPFL from the coding sequence GTGAGCGAAGAAGCCGGCGAGCTCCGGCGCACCGCGCTCCACGCGACCCATGCGGCGCTCGGCGCGCGACTCGTTCCCTTTGCGGGGTACGAGATGCCGGTCCAGTACTCCTCGATCAAGGAGGAGCACAAAGCCGTCCGCGAGCGCGCCGGGCTCTTCGACGTCTCGCACATGGGACAGATCCAGTTGCGTGGGAAGCGCGCCCGCGCAGCGGCGGAAGAGCTCGTGACGTGCGAGGTCTCGACCCTGGCCGTCGGGCAGGCCCGCTATGGCCTGCTGCTCGACGAGAACGGCGGCTGCATCGACGACGTCATGCTCAGTCGGGTCGACGAAGAGGACTACTTCTTCTGCGTGAACGCCTCGAACGTCGACACCGCCCACGGCTGGATCCGAGAGCACGCCGGGGCCAGCGTCAAGGTCGAGAACCGCAGCCGATCGACGTCGCTGCTCGCGCTCCAGGGGCCCGCGGCGCGGGGCATCCTGGACGGCCTCTGCTCGCCTGGAACGCCGCTCCCGAAGCGCTTCCGCATCGCCTCCTGCGAGATTGCCGGCCTTCCCGTCCTCACCTCGGGCACGGGCTATACCGGCTCGCGCGGGTTCGAGCTCTACGTGGAGAACAAGGACGTCGTCGCGCTCTGGGAAGCCCTGATGCAGGCCGGCGAACCCGCCGGACTGCTCCCGGCCGGCCTCGGCGCCCGCGACACGCTGCGTCTCGAGGCAGCGCTCCCGCTGTACGGGCACGAGCTCGACCGCGACACCTCGCCCTTCGAAGCCGGCCTCGACCGCTTCGTGAAGCCCCTCGCACGCGGTTTCATCGGGGCCGAAGCGCTTGCCGCGCGAGCGGATGAAGCCGACCCCCGCCGTCTGGTCGGGTTCGAGATGGTCGGCCGTGGGATCGCCCGGGCGGACTACGAGATCGTGATCGACGGCACCGTCGTCGGCCGCGTGACCTCGGGCGCCCCCAGCCCCACCCTCGGAAAGTCGATCGGCCTCGGCTACGTTCCGCGCTCGAAGAGCCAGGTCGGCGACCGCATCGACATTCGCGTCCGCAAGAAGGACGTCGAAGCGGTGATCGTCCAGACGCCCTTTCTTTGA
- the folD gene encoding bifunctional methylenetetrahydrofolate dehydrogenase/methenyltetrahydrofolate cyclohydrolase FolD encodes MDTVTVDGLGLANTLRDEMKAEIEALVAAGHRPPQLTVVLVGDDPASKSYIKGKQRACARIGADSSEHILPESTTEAELLDLLAKLNGDDSVDGILVQLPLPKHISPEAVAEAIDPAKDADALHPLNFGRLLLGNADLISCTPLGVMAVLERHGVEISGRNAVVIGRSNIVGKPVSILLQQQNATVTMCHSRTQDLPGVCRGADILVAAAGNPRMVKGDWIKPGAAVMDVGVTEVDGKLVGDVDFEAAQGIAGIITPSRRGIGPMTITMLLRNTLEAYKSRKGLASA; translated from the coding sequence ATCGACACGGTCACCGTCGATGGGCTCGGCCTCGCGAACACGCTCCGTGACGAGATGAAGGCGGAGATCGAGGCGCTCGTCGCCGCAGGACACCGCCCACCCCAGCTGACCGTCGTCCTGGTCGGCGACGACCCGGCGAGCAAGTCCTACATCAAGGGCAAGCAGCGGGCGTGCGCCCGGATCGGCGCCGACTCGTCCGAGCACATCCTCCCCGAATCGACGACCGAGGCCGAGCTCCTCGACCTGCTCGCCAAGCTGAACGGCGACGACTCGGTGGACGGCATCCTGGTCCAGCTCCCGCTCCCGAAGCACATCTCGCCGGAAGCCGTCGCGGAGGCGATCGATCCGGCGAAGGACGCGGACGCGCTCCACCCGCTCAACTTCGGCCGCCTCCTGCTCGGCAACGCCGATCTGATCAGCTGCACCCCCCTCGGCGTGATGGCCGTCCTCGAACGACACGGTGTCGAGATCTCGGGCCGGAACGCGGTCGTGATCGGCCGGTCGAACATCGTCGGCAAGCCCGTCTCGATCCTGCTCCAGCAGCAGAATGCGACGGTCACGATGTGCCACTCGCGCACCCAGGACCTGCCCGGTGTCTGCCGCGGCGCGGACATCCTCGTCGCCGCCGCGGGCAACCCACGAATGGTGAAGGGCGACTGGATCAAGCCCGGCGCCGCCGTGATGGACGTCGGCGTGACCGAGGTCGACGGCAAGCTGGTCGGCGACGTCGACTTCGAGGCCGCTCAGGGCATCGCCGGGATCATCACTCCGTCGCGACGCGGAATCGGTCCGATGACGATCACCATGCTGCTGCGCAACACCCTCGAGGCCTACAAGAGCCGCAAGGGACTCGCGAGCGCGTGA